From the Leucoraja erinacea ecotype New England chromosome 4, Leri_hhj_1, whole genome shotgun sequence genome, the window TGATAACCTTCATCAATATCTATAATAATGATTTTAATGCAACTTTACTATCCATGCCTTGTACCTTCTCATCCAATTGTTTATATAAATGACGAACAACTGTAAACTGATGCTCTTCACTTCACCACACATTATAAGAAGCTATAATTTATTTTATAACACTAAGGCATTGGAACCAATCCTTGGTTTATGTGATTGCCATGTTGGATTTTGGTACGTTAACCATTGATTAATacataaatattattttattccAGAGCTGCATGTTAGAGTGTGAAGGTAAGATGCCTTCAGCAAAGGCATGGGGGATATGTAAGGAGCTGGCGGAAGTTAATAAACCCCATGATGACAGTCAAAGTGCTGCTGAAAATGACAAGGAAAAGGAAGAGCAACGCCAGCTTCTGACCAAGAGATATGGTGGCTTCATGAAGCGCTATGGCGGTTTCATGAAAAAAGGAGACACCAGTGACACATACATCTCCAATGCTGACGATGAAAATAAGGGGAGGGAGATACTGAATAAAAGATATGGAGGATTCATGAAGAAGGATGCTGAGAGTGCTTCTTCAGTAGATACCACTGATGTCCTCAGAGAGTTGCTGAACCTAAGTGAGCTCAATGATCGGAAGCATTACTTGGACCAGAGCGACTCTGATAGCCGTAGTGAGATCATGAAGCGATATGGAGGATTCATGAATGGATTCAAGCGAAaccaggaatttgaagatttACCAGAACTGCAAAAGAGATATGGAGGCTTCATGAGAAGGTTTGGGAAACCAGATTACCAGAAAAGGTATGGTGGATTTATGAAACGCTGGAATGATGCTCTCGTTCCTTCCGATGAAGACGGTGAAATATATTCCAAAGAAGTTCCTGAACTTGAAAAGAGATATGGTGGATTTATGAGAATTTAAAAGCTTCATCAGAAAGACTGTCTCTGTTCTCGGATTTAAATGTACTGTGTTGCTTAGAATGTAcaggtgtttttttttacttAGTTTACCAAAAACAGAAGACCTGCAAAGTACAAGTTAGGTGCAGATCTATGTTGCCTTTGGTCAAGATGAGGTTGTCAAATTTAATTGTACGCCTTCTTTGTGCACATTCTTCTCAAACAGTAAACTTGTTAAATGTTGTCTCATTTTCAttaaatgcaaaacaaagaaaaatCTCAAATGTGTGGTTGTGTATATTAAAATAAATCTAACTGCAAAATATTTAAATTCATCgtgcaatttttatatttattcttTAACTCCCACTAGAAAATATACTTTTAATCTTATAGTCATTTCTATTTTTCAAGTTCTCatttatttcaatgaggtc encodes:
- the penkb gene encoding proenkephalin b codes for the protein MALLWKYHCLVAVFCASFAGVGADCDQECANCAYHLAGHSTEFNSLSCMLECEGKMPSAKAWGICKELAEVNKPHDDSQSAAENDKEKEEQRQLLTKRYGGFMKRYGGFMKKGDTSDTYISNADDENKGREILNKRYGGFMKKDAESASSVDTTDVLRELLNLSELNDRKHYLDQSDSDSRSEIMKRYGGFMNGFKRNQEFEDLPELQKRYGGFMRRFGKPDYQKRYGGFMKRWNDALVPSDEDGEIYSKEVPELEKRYGGFMRI